The Streptomyces avermitilis MA-4680 = NBRC 14893 genome contains a region encoding:
- a CDS encoding DinB family protein has protein sequence MTANPGVVRVPYTGGEKESLHASLDRHRDAVLWKLAGLDDEQGRRVMTPSGTSLLGLVKHLASVEYGWFCRTFGREVEPLWFDPFSEEDMRAGPDETTDGIIEFYGRARTAADRAIAELSLDDLGTSWNGTRVSLRWVLIRMVEETARHAGHMDILRELIDGATGDHRPG, from the coding sequence ATGACCGCGAATCCAGGAGTAGTCCGGGTGCCGTACACCGGTGGCGAGAAAGAGAGTCTGCACGCCAGTCTCGACCGGCACCGGGACGCCGTGTTGTGGAAGCTGGCGGGGCTGGACGACGAGCAGGGGCGGCGGGTGATGACGCCGTCCGGTACCAGTCTGCTGGGCCTGGTGAAGCATCTCGCGTCCGTGGAGTACGGCTGGTTCTGCCGCACGTTCGGGCGGGAGGTGGAGCCGCTGTGGTTCGACCCGTTCAGCGAGGAGGACATGCGCGCGGGCCCGGACGAGACGACCGACGGGATCATCGAGTTCTACGGCCGCGCCCGCACCGCCGCCGACCGCGCGATCGCGGAGCTGTCCCTGGACGACCTCGGCACGTCGTGGAACGGCACGCGGGTCTCCCTGCGCTGGGTCCTGATCCGCATGGTCGAGGAGACGGCCCGGCACGCCGGGCACATGGACATCCTGCGGGAGCTGATCGACGGGGCGACCGGGGATCACCGGCCCGGGTGA
- a CDS encoding class I SAM-dependent methyltransferase, producing the protein MTTSRAGRTSHTSRTGGAGGAGGTGGAGGTGHTGRTFEDLVAEAAAASVDGWDFSWFEGRATEERPPWGYARAMGERLAGASAALDIQTGGGEVLACAPELPPLTVATEGWPPNVAKATALLHPRGAVVVASPEDAPLPFADAAFDLVTSRHPVRTYWDEIARVLRPGGTYFSQQVGPASAYELVEYFLGPQPEENRTARDPERARTAARKAGLTVTDLRPVRLRMEFHDIGAVVHFLRKVIWMVPDFTVEAYEPQLRSLHEKIGSEGPFLAHSTRFLIEARKPQA; encoded by the coding sequence ATGACCACGAGCCGAGCGGGCCGCACCAGCCATACCAGCCGCACCGGCGGTGCCGGTGGTGCCGGTGGTACCGGTGGTGCCGGCGGTACCGGTCACACCGGCCGCACCTTCGAAGACCTCGTCGCCGAGGCCGCGGCCGCGTCCGTCGACGGGTGGGACTTCTCCTGGTTCGAGGGCCGTGCCACCGAGGAGCGGCCGCCGTGGGGGTACGCGCGGGCCATGGGGGAGCGGCTGGCGGGTGCGTCCGCCGCGCTCGACATCCAGACCGGCGGCGGCGAAGTCCTCGCCTGCGCACCGGAGTTGCCCCCGCTCACGGTCGCGACCGAGGGCTGGCCGCCGAACGTCGCCAAGGCCACCGCCCTGCTCCACCCGCGCGGCGCCGTGGTCGTCGCCTCCCCGGAGGACGCGCCGCTGCCGTTCGCGGACGCCGCCTTCGACCTCGTCACCAGCAGGCATCCGGTGCGCACGTACTGGGACGAGATCGCCCGCGTCCTGCGCCCCGGCGGCACCTACTTCTCCCAGCAGGTCGGCCCCGCGAGCGCCTACGAGCTCGTCGAGTACTTCCTCGGCCCGCAGCCCGAGGAGAACCGCACGGCCCGCGACCCGGAGCGCGCGCGGACCGCCGCCCGGAAGGCCGGCCTGACGGTCACCGACCTCCGCCCGGTACGCCTGCGCATGGAGTTCCACGACATCGGGGCCGTCGTCCACTTCCTGCGCAAGGTGATCTGGATGGTCCCGGACTTCACGGTCGAGGCGTACGAGCCCCAACTCCGCTCCCTGCACGAGAAGATCGGGAGCGAGGGCCCGTTCCTCGCGCACAGCACCCGCTTCCTGATCGAGGCCCGCAAACCGCAGGCATAG
- a CDS encoding GNAT family N-acetyltransferase, which translates to MSDDNVDNAGDVEDVQLRYVTEADLEVFLAYEHDPEAVRRSRFTPRPREAFMTHWKERVLGDDTGLVLTVTVDGDPAGNIVAWWEGERRFIGYWLGRPYWARGIGSRALGLFLRRERTRPLYADPFHGNTASVRLLEKHGFRRTGTVRHGEDEHIMLVLDDA; encoded by the coding sequence ATGAGCGACGACAACGTGGACAACGCGGGCGACGTGGAAGACGTACAGCTGCGGTACGTGACCGAGGCCGACCTCGAGGTCTTCCTCGCGTACGAGCACGATCCGGAGGCCGTCCGGCGGTCGAGGTTCACGCCCCGGCCGCGCGAGGCCTTCATGACCCACTGGAAGGAAAGGGTCCTCGGGGACGACACCGGTCTCGTGCTGACGGTCACCGTGGACGGCGACCCGGCCGGCAACATCGTGGCCTGGTGGGAGGGCGAGCGCCGCTTCATCGGGTACTGGCTCGGCCGCCCGTACTGGGCCCGTGGCATCGGCAGCCGGGCGCTGGGCCTGTTCCTGCGCCGCGAAAGGACCCGCCCGTTGTACGCCGACCCCTTCCACGGCAACACCGCGTCCGTACGCCTCCTGGAAAAGCACGGCTTCCGCCGCACGGGCACGGTCCGCCACGGGGAGGACGAGCACATCATGCTCGTGCTGGACGACGCCTGA
- a CDS encoding winged helix DNA-binding domain-containing protein codes for MTLKITWDEASARRMQRQFLADPAPAGSAVAEVVGAMLGAHAQVLSAAELSVGIRAEGVTRADVRAALWEDRTLVKTYGPRGTVHLLPSAELPFWTAALRAIPSRPSPFAPDVRLTDEQAEQVVTAIGDALDGAFLTIDELNDEVVARTGPWAGDLVMPAFQGMWPRWRQVMHRAGQSGALCFGPQRGRKVTYTRPARIGPDAEVTAQQAVAALVRRHLRAYGPATPAHFAKWAATSKGWADGVFGALARAGEIEEVRFEGASAWVDAGDTRFPAEAVRGVRLLPYFDPYGIAAQPRELLFPGASYQRALARGQAGNYPVLLVDGVVAGVWHQRRQGRRTTVTVEALGRLTARQEQELGEQVERMGEVLEAKPELVVGEVTTGPHA; via the coding sequence ATGACCTTGAAGATCACGTGGGACGAGGCGAGCGCACGGCGGATGCAACGGCAGTTCCTGGCTGATCCCGCGCCGGCCGGCAGCGCCGTCGCGGAGGTGGTCGGCGCGATGCTGGGCGCGCACGCCCAGGTGCTGTCGGCGGCCGAGCTGTCGGTGGGGATACGGGCCGAGGGCGTCACCCGGGCGGACGTACGGGCGGCGCTGTGGGAGGACCGGACGCTCGTGAAGACGTACGGGCCGCGCGGGACCGTCCATCTGCTCCCGAGCGCCGAACTCCCCTTCTGGACTGCGGCGCTCCGCGCGATCCCGTCCCGTCCGAGCCCGTTCGCGCCGGACGTCCGGCTCACCGACGAGCAGGCGGAGCAGGTGGTGACCGCGATCGGCGACGCGCTCGACGGTGCGTTCCTGACCATCGACGAGCTGAACGACGAGGTCGTCGCCCGCACCGGGCCCTGGGCCGGAGACCTGGTGATGCCCGCGTTCCAGGGCATGTGGCCGCGCTGGCGCCAGGTGATGCACCGGGCGGGCCAGTCGGGCGCGCTGTGCTTCGGCCCCCAGCGCGGCCGCAAGGTGACGTACACCCGCCCCGCGCGCATCGGGCCCGACGCGGAAGTCACCGCACAGCAGGCGGTCGCCGCTCTCGTACGGCGTCATCTGCGCGCCTACGGTCCGGCGACGCCCGCGCACTTCGCCAAGTGGGCCGCCACGTCGAAGGGGTGGGCGGACGGCGTGTTCGGTGCGCTGGCCCGGGCCGGGGAGATCGAGGAGGTCCGGTTCGAGGGGGCGAGTGCCTGGGTGGACGCCGGGGACACCCGGTTCCCGGCGGAGGCCGTGCGCGGGGTGCGGCTGCTGCCGTACTTCGACCCGTACGGCATCGCCGCCCAGCCGCGCGAACTGCTGTTCCCGGGCGCGTCGTACCAGCGGGCGCTCGCGCGCGGCCAGGCCGGCAACTATCCGGTGCTCCTCGTCGACGGGGTGGTGGCCGGGGTGTGGCATCAACGGCGTCAGGGGCGGCGTACGACCGTGACGGTGGAGGCGTTGGGCCGGCTGACGGCACGACAGGAACAGGAACTGGGCGAGCAGGTGGAGCGGATGGGCGAGGTGCTGGAGGCGAAGCCCGAGCTGGTGGTGGGGGAGGTGACGACGGGGCCGCATGCGTGA
- a CDS encoding DUF192 domain-containing protein translates to MATFTTPGTPEPVPLELAKSARARRRGLLRREGIEGALLLSPANSVHTLGMRFAVDVAYLDRELRVLAVRTMRPGRIGRPRPRARHVLEAEAGAMERWGVRRGVRVAVRGG, encoded by the coding sequence ATGGCCACGTTCACCACCCCCGGGACACCCGAACCGGTCCCGCTGGAGCTCGCGAAGTCGGCCCGCGCCCGGCGGCGCGGGCTGCTGAGGCGCGAGGGGATCGAGGGGGCACTGCTGCTGAGCCCGGCGAACTCGGTGCACACCCTGGGGATGCGGTTCGCGGTCGATGTCGCCTATCTGGACCGCGAGCTGCGGGTCCTGGCGGTGCGGACCATGCGTCCGGGCCGGATCGGACGGCCGCGACCGCGGGCCCGGCATGTCCTGGAGGCGGAGGCCGGGGCGATGGAGCGGTGGGGGGTCCGGCGTGGGGTGCGGGTCGCCGTACGCGGCGGGTGA